One part of the Alistipes onderdonkii genome encodes these proteins:
- a CDS encoding aminopeptidase P family protein, producing MFSAKTYAARRNMLRTKIGSGIVLFPGNPLSPNNYPNNAYYFRQDSSFLYYFGLNVPSLAGLIDADTGEEALYGDDFTVEDIIWTGPQPTLRELGAKVGIAATYPLSELEKRLRKAISLGRKIHFLPPYRGETKLWLSSLLGIKPALLHDYKSVDLMFAVAEMREKKSAEEIEEMERAFQIGYKMHTLAMKMCRPGVVEREIAGAIEGVAKSYGSGVSFPSIVSQHGETLHNLNADGVLEEGRLLLCDAGGETVDNYCSDHTRTYPVSGKFTQKQKDVYNIVLAAHDHVANIVKPHMMYSEIHNAAYTTLAEGLAGIGLIKGSAADAVAAGAMTMFMPHGLGHGLGMDVHDCEAMGERSFDFSSIAQRAAKSATCIYRAAWRLEPGTVMTDEPGLYFIPALIDKCRAEGLYKGIVNYDALEGYRDFGGIRIEDDILVTESGSRMLGDKKIPVTVEELEAVVGR from the coding sequence ATGTTCTCAGCAAAAACCTACGCCGCGCGCCGCAACATGCTGCGCACCAAAATCGGATCGGGCATCGTCCTGTTCCCGGGCAACCCCCTGTCACCCAATAATTACCCGAACAACGCCTACTACTTCCGGCAGGATTCGTCGTTCCTTTACTATTTCGGGCTGAACGTCCCCTCGCTGGCGGGCCTGATCGACGCCGACACGGGCGAAGAGGCACTCTACGGCGACGATTTCACGGTCGAGGACATCATCTGGACAGGCCCGCAGCCCACGTTGCGCGAGCTGGGCGCAAAGGTCGGCATCGCAGCGACATATCCCCTCTCCGAACTCGAGAAACGGCTCCGCAAAGCCATTTCGCTGGGGCGCAAAATCCATTTCCTGCCCCCTTACCGCGGAGAGACAAAGCTTTGGCTGTCGTCGCTGCTGGGTATCAAACCCGCACTGCTGCACGACTACAAGTCGGTAGACCTGATGTTCGCCGTGGCCGAAATGCGCGAGAAAAAGAGCGCCGAGGAGATCGAAGAGATGGAGCGCGCGTTCCAAATCGGCTACAAGATGCACACGCTGGCCATGAAGATGTGCCGCCCGGGCGTCGTCGAGCGCGAAATCGCGGGCGCCATCGAAGGCGTCGCCAAATCCTACGGTTCGGGCGTGTCGTTCCCGTCGATCGTCTCACAGCACGGCGAAACACTGCATAACCTCAACGCCGACGGCGTACTGGAAGAGGGACGTCTGCTGCTGTGCGACGCGGGCGGCGAAACGGTCGACAACTACTGCTCCGACCACACCCGCACCTACCCCGTAAGCGGGAAATTCACGCAGAAACAGAAGGATGTCTACAACATCGTGCTGGCGGCACACGACCATGTGGCCAACATCGTCAAACCGCACATGATGTACTCCGAGATACACAACGCCGCCTACACGACGCTGGCCGAAGGGCTTGCCGGAATAGGGCTGATCAAGGGATCGGCGGCCGACGCCGTGGCCGCGGGTGCCATGACGATGTTCATGCCCCACGGGCTGGGACACGGGCTGGGCATGGACGTGCACGACTGCGAGGCGATGGGCGAGCGGAGCTTCGACTTCTCCTCGATCGCCCAACGCGCCGCCAAGTCCGCGACCTGCATTTACCGTGCGGCGTGGCGCCTCGAACCGGGGACGGTAATGACCGACGAACCGGGGCTCTACTTCATCCCGGCGCTGATCGACAAATGCCGGGCCGAGGGCCTTTACAAGGGGATCGTCAATTACGACGCCCTGGAAGGCTACCGCGACTTCGGCGGCATCCGCATCGAGGACGACATCCTTGTGACGGAGAGCGGGAGCCGTATGCTGGGCGACAAGAAGATACCCGTCACGGTCGAGGAGCTCGAAGCAGTCGTAGGCCGGTAA
- a CDS encoding S66 peptidase family protein — MKYPFLLAVLLSCTGTASARQTPPSPSDTAQRATAPLQADHATPRTPHATGAETPPTLHPDTVQPPARTQFIRPPYLRPGDTVGIVTPARKLSEKADTAKVRERFESWGLKVKFGSHTADREQPYFAGTDAQRAADLQAMIDDPGVKAVVSFQGGYGSVRLLPLIDLDRLREQPKWIVGFSDVTMLHLALGRLGVESLHATMPGKFRFGRDETPESIVSDEALRSALLGLRQRIDTDPHPLNSPGTARGRLTGGNLAIVCSSLGTPEEPDFDAPTVLFIEEVGEHMYRLDRMMQQLARSGKLAKCKAILVGHFSDMAGQKHFGITDPYDIVAQYVRPLGIPVVFGLPAGHEDPNVALYMGREVTVTVGETGAAIEF, encoded by the coding sequence ATGAAATACCCCTTTCTCCTCGCCGTCCTGCTCTCCTGCACCGGAACGGCGTCCGCACGACAAACCCCGCCTTCACCCTCCGATACGGCACAACGGGCAACGGCCCCTTTGCAAGCCGACCATGCAACACCCCGCACCCCGCACGCAACCGGCGCGGAGACACCCCCTACACTGCACCCCGACACCGTACAACCACCCGCCCGGACGCAATTCATCCGCCCGCCCTACCTGCGGCCCGGCGACACGGTGGGCATCGTCACCCCGGCGCGGAAACTGTCGGAAAAGGCCGACACGGCGAAGGTGCGCGAGCGCTTCGAATCGTGGGGCCTGAAGGTTAAGTTCGGATCGCATACCGCCGACCGCGAGCAACCCTATTTCGCAGGCACCGATGCCCAGCGCGCCGCCGACCTGCAGGCGATGATCGACGATCCCGGCGTGAAAGCCGTCGTCAGCTTCCAGGGCGGTTACGGCTCGGTACGGCTGCTGCCGCTCATCGACCTCGACCGCCTGCGCGAGCAGCCAAAATGGATCGTCGGGTTCAGCGACGTGACAATGCTCCACCTGGCACTGGGACGGCTGGGCGTTGAGAGCCTCCATGCCACCATGCCGGGCAAGTTCCGCTTCGGCCGCGACGAGACCCCCGAATCGATCGTCTCCGACGAAGCGCTGCGCAGCGCGCTGCTGGGACTGCGGCAGCGTATCGACACCGACCCTCACCCGCTCAACAGCCCGGGCACGGCCCGCGGACGCCTCACGGGCGGCAACCTGGCGATCGTCTGCTCGTCGCTCGGCACACCCGAGGAACCCGACTTCGACGCCCCCACGGTGCTCTTCATCGAGGAGGTCGGCGAACACATGTACCGCCTCGACCGCATGATGCAACAACTCGCCCGGAGCGGAAAGCTCGCCAAATGCAAAGCCATCCTCGTCGGGCATTTTTCCGACATGGCCGGACAAAAACATTTCGGCATCACCGACCCCTACGACATCGTTGCGCAATACGTGCGGCCGCTGGGAATCCCGGTCGTCTTCGGCCTGCCCGCGGGGCACGAAGACCCCAATGTGGCGCTCTACATGGGGCGCGAAGTCACCGTCACGGTGGGCGAAACGGGTGCCGCCATCGAATTCTGA
- a CDS encoding MFS transporter — protein MPRRLWAILAVAFGVSLSVIDSAIANVALPTIGLELGISAADSIWIVNAYQLAIMVSLLSFSALGDVVGYRKVYIGGLMLFTVASVGCALSTSLPTLVLARVMQGFGAAAVTSVNTTLIRIIYPKAQLGRGMGINATVVAVSSVAGPTLAAGILSVAQWPWLFAVNIPIGLVALWLSRRFLPDNPVRVSARRFDWRDAVMNALTFGLLMASVEGFSHGLDPRLLTLGIAALLIVGFFFIRSQLREPYPILPFDLLRIPIFSVSVVTSICSFLGQMLAMVALPFYLQHEFGYDEVATGLLMTAWPAVIMVVAPVAGMLVERIHAGLLGGTGLTAMAAGLFLLAFLPEHPVPGDIVWRLVLCGAGFGLFQSPNNSILIASAPPERSGSASGMLATARLIGQTTGAALMALLFHIVPDDSTHTALLLAGGFALTGAVVSLTRIRLPLPEGLTRQKK, from the coding sequence ATGCCCCGCCGCCTGTGGGCCATCCTGGCCGTAGCGTTCGGCGTCTCGCTGTCGGTGATCGACAGCGCCATCGCCAACGTCGCCCTGCCCACCATCGGACTGGAACTGGGTATCTCGGCGGCCGACTCGATCTGGATCGTCAACGCCTACCAGCTGGCCATCATGGTCTCGCTGCTGTCGTTTTCGGCATTGGGCGACGTGGTGGGTTACCGCAAAGTCTATATCGGCGGCCTGATGCTCTTCACCGTGGCCTCGGTGGGCTGCGCCCTCTCGACATCGCTCCCGACACTGGTGCTGGCGCGCGTGATGCAGGGGTTCGGCGCCGCTGCCGTCACATCAGTCAACACCACGCTTATCCGCATCATCTACCCCAAGGCGCAACTGGGACGCGGCATGGGAATCAACGCCACGGTCGTCGCCGTGTCGTCGGTCGCCGGGCCTACGCTGGCTGCGGGCATCCTCTCCGTCGCCCAGTGGCCGTGGCTCTTCGCCGTGAACATCCCCATCGGGCTGGTGGCGCTGTGGCTGAGCCGCCGCTTCCTGCCGGACAATCCCGTGCGGGTGAGCGCACGCCGTTTCGACTGGCGCGATGCCGTGATGAATGCCCTGACCTTCGGCCTGCTGATGGCTTCGGTCGAAGGATTCTCGCACGGGCTCGACCCGCGCCTGCTCACCCTGGGCATCGCAGCGCTGCTCATCGTCGGGTTCTTCTTCATCCGCAGCCAGCTGCGCGAGCCCTATCCGATCCTGCCGTTCGACCTGCTGCGCATCCCGATCTTTTCGGTTTCGGTCGTCACGTCGATCTGCTCGTTCCTGGGGCAAATGCTGGCCATGGTAGCGCTGCCATTCTACCTGCAACACGAATTCGGCTACGACGAAGTGGCGACAGGGCTGCTGATGACCGCATGGCCGGCCGTGATCATGGTCGTGGCTCCCGTGGCCGGAATGCTCGTCGAGCGCATCCACGCCGGACTGCTCGGCGGGACGGGGCTGACGGCCATGGCCGCGGGACTGTTCCTGCTGGCATTCCTGCCCGAACACCCCGTACCGGGCGACATCGTATGGCGGCTGGTGCTCTGCGGTGCCGGCTTCGGGCTTTTCCAGTCGCCCAACAACAGCATCCTGATCGCCTCGGCTCCGCCCGAGAGGAGCGGAAGCGCCAGCGGCATGCTCGCCACGGCGCGTCTCATAGGCCAGACCACGGGCGCGGCCCTGATGGCGCTGCTGTTCCACATCGTCCCCGACGACAGCACCCACACGGCACTCCTGCTCGCCGGCGGGTTCGCACTCACAGGAGCCGTCGTCAGCCTTACCCGCATCCGGCTACCGCTGCCCGAAGGGTTGACCCGGCAGAAGAAATAA
- a CDS encoding S9 family peptidase encodes MFAATAAMLAACAPKTAPELPMETFFRNSEKTGYQISPDGKYFSYMAPYESRRNIFVQPVDGKDAVRITSETERDLAGYFWANNNRILYLKDTGGDENFQLYGVDIDGSNPKAYTAIPGVRTQIIDPLEEIDSLMIIGTNQRNPMIFDPYRLNLNTGEMTMLCENPGDIQSWLTDHDGKLRVAYAIVDGVNTQIRYRETEAEPFRPVLTTNFKEGVSFATFTPDNKLVYAITNLGRDKSALVLMDPATCEELEQLYTNDKYDLGGLWYSDAQKKLLGVSYEGHKGKTRHFFDKATEEMLGRMEKHLRGYEIGIGGSNKAEDKYIVYAGGDRTMGAYYFYDVKSDTMTKLADLAPWIDEQQMAEMTPVTYTSRDGLEIEGYLTLPVGKTLHNAKNLPVVVNPHGGPWARDSWGFNPEVQFLANRGYAVLQMNFRGSTGFGRKFTEIAYGKWGQTMQDDITDGVNWLIEKGIADPSKIAIYGGSYGGYATLQGIVKDPDLYACAVDYVGVSNLFSFLQTIPPYWKPMLDMMYEMVGNPEKDAQMLRENSPALNAERIKTPLLVVQGANDPRVNINESNQMVDALRKRGVHVDYMVKDNEGHGFHNEENRFDFYRAMEKFLGKYLKGIEPEGEIVPESSRR; translated from the coding sequence ATGTTCGCCGCCACGGCAGCCATGCTGGCCGCATGCGCACCCAAGACAGCCCCCGAGTTGCCGATGGAAACCTTCTTCCGCAACTCGGAAAAAACGGGTTACCAGATCTCGCCCGACGGCAAGTATTTCTCCTATATGGCGCCTTACGAAAGCCGCCGCAACATCTTCGTGCAACCTGTCGACGGCAAGGATGCCGTACGCATCACCTCGGAGACAGAGCGCGACCTGGCCGGGTATTTCTGGGCCAACAACAACCGCATCCTCTACCTGAAGGACACGGGCGGCGACGAGAATTTCCAACTCTACGGCGTGGACATCGACGGCAGCAACCCGAAGGCCTATACGGCCATCCCGGGCGTGCGGACACAGATCATCGACCCGCTCGAGGAAATCGACTCGCTGATGATCATCGGCACCAACCAGCGCAACCCGATGATCTTCGACCCCTACCGCCTGAACCTCAACACGGGCGAGATGACGATGCTGTGCGAGAATCCCGGCGACATCCAGAGCTGGCTGACCGACCATGACGGCAAGCTGCGCGTGGCCTACGCCATCGTCGACGGCGTGAACACGCAGATCCGCTACCGCGAAACCGAAGCCGAGCCTTTCCGTCCCGTACTGACGACCAACTTCAAGGAGGGCGTGTCGTTCGCCACCTTCACCCCGGACAACAAGCTGGTTTACGCCATCACTAACCTCGGGCGCGACAAATCGGCACTCGTGCTGATGGATCCCGCGACCTGCGAGGAGCTGGAACAACTCTACACCAACGATAAATACGACCTCGGCGGCCTGTGGTACAGCGACGCGCAGAAGAAACTGCTGGGCGTGTCGTACGAAGGACACAAGGGCAAGACCCGCCACTTCTTCGACAAGGCTACCGAAGAGATGCTCGGCCGGATGGAGAAGCACCTGCGGGGCTATGAAATCGGTATCGGCGGTTCGAACAAAGCCGAGGACAAATACATCGTCTATGCGGGCGGCGACCGCACGATGGGCGCCTACTACTTCTACGACGTGAAAAGCGACACGATGACCAAGCTGGCCGACCTCGCACCGTGGATCGACGAACAACAGATGGCCGAGATGACCCCGGTCACCTATACCTCGCGCGACGGCCTCGAAATCGAGGGATACCTCACGCTGCCCGTCGGCAAGACGCTTCACAACGCCAAGAACCTGCCCGTAGTGGTCAACCCCCACGGCGGCCCGTGGGCCCGCGACTCGTGGGGATTCAACCCCGAGGTGCAGTTCCTGGCCAACCGCGGCTACGCCGTATTGCAGATGAACTTCCGCGGTTCGACCGGCTTCGGGCGCAAATTCACCGAAATCGCCTACGGCAAATGGGGCCAGACCATGCAGGACGACATTACGGACGGCGTGAACTGGCTGATCGAAAAGGGCATCGCCGATCCTTCGAAGATCGCCATCTACGGCGGCAGCTACGGCGGTTACGCCACGTTGCAGGGTATCGTCAAGGATCCCGACCTCTATGCCTGCGCCGTGGACTACGTGGGCGTATCGAACCTCTTCTCGTTCCTGCAAACCATCCCTCCCTACTGGAAACCGATGCTCGACATGATGTACGAGATGGTCGGCAATCCCGAAAAGGACGCTCAAATGCTGCGCGAAAACTCCCCGGCACTCAACGCCGAACGGATCAAAACCCCGCTGCTGGTGGTACAGGGCGCCAACGACCCCCGTGTGAACATCAACGAGAGCAACCAGATGGTCGACGCCCTGCGCAAACGCGGCGTGCATGTCGACTACATGGTCAAGGACAACGAGGGACATGGCTTCCACAACGAGGAGAACCGCTTCGATTTCTATCGCGCGATGGAGAAATTCCTCGGCAAATACCTCAAGGGCATCGAACCCGAGGGCGAAATCGTCCCCGAAAGCAGCCGCCGGTAG
- a CDS encoding peptidase U32 family protein, with the protein MQRSEIEIMAPVGSYEALAAAIQAGADSVYFGVGKLNMRSASAANFTLDDLAKIVATAHAAGVKTYLTVNTIVYEDEMLTVHEVIDRAKAEGIDAIIATDFAAILYARRIGVEVHISTQSNISNSETVKFFSQWADTVVLARELTLEQVAQIHRQIVENDIRGPRGELVGIEMFAHGALCMSISGKCYLSLYETNCSANRGACRQLCRRKYTVTDTETGAALDIDGRYVLSPKDLCTVDFLDRFIGAGVRVLKIEGRARGAEYVKRVVSCYDEALRAIEAGTYTPALAAGLKERLATVFNRGFWEGYYAGRPVAEHSQHYGSAATRRKVYVGKVTNFYKRISVAEVLVEAAPLSVGEEIFFMGATTGIAEQTLAELHDTDGTPAQFVAQGTLCAVHTDTPIHRGDQLYKFVDAE; encoded by the coding sequence ATGCAACGCTCCGAGATAGAAATCATGGCCCCCGTAGGGTCTTACGAAGCACTGGCCGCAGCCATACAGGCCGGGGCGGACTCGGTATATTTCGGCGTCGGGAAGCTCAACATGCGCTCGGCATCGGCTGCGAACTTCACGCTCGACGACCTGGCGAAGATCGTCGCCACGGCACACGCCGCAGGGGTCAAGACCTACCTCACGGTCAACACCATCGTCTACGAGGACGAGATGCTGACCGTCCACGAGGTGATCGACCGCGCCAAGGCCGAAGGCATCGACGCCATTATCGCCACCGATTTCGCGGCGATACTCTACGCCCGGCGCATCGGGGTCGAAGTGCATATTTCGACCCAGAGCAACATTTCGAACTCCGAAACCGTGAAGTTCTTCTCGCAGTGGGCCGACACGGTGGTGCTGGCGCGCGAGCTGACGCTCGAACAGGTGGCGCAGATACACCGCCAGATCGTCGAGAACGACATCCGGGGCCCGCGCGGCGAGCTGGTCGGGATCGAGATGTTCGCCCACGGTGCATTATGCATGTCCATCTCGGGCAAGTGCTACCTCTCGCTCTACGAAACCAACTGCTCGGCCAACCGCGGCGCCTGCCGCCAGTTATGCCGTCGCAAATACACCGTCACGGACACGGAGACCGGTGCGGCGCTGGACATCGACGGGCGTTACGTCCTCTCGCCCAAAGACCTCTGCACGGTCGATTTCCTCGACCGGTTCATCGGCGCGGGCGTCCGGGTGCTGAAGATCGAAGGACGCGCCCGCGGCGCGGAATACGTCAAGCGCGTGGTGTCGTGTTACGACGAGGCGCTGCGCGCCATCGAAGCGGGCACCTACACCCCCGCCCTGGCCGCCGGGCTGAAGGAGCGGCTCGCCACGGTCTTCAACCGCGGATTTTGGGAGGGCTACTACGCCGGGCGCCCCGTGGCCGAACACAGCCAACATTACGGCTCGGCCGCCACGCGGCGCAAGGTCTACGTAGGCAAGGTGACGAACTTCTACAAAAGAATATCGGTGGCCGAGGTACTGGTCGAAGCCGCACCGCTGTCCGTGGGCGAAGAGATTTTCTTCATGGGTGCCACCACCGGCATCGCCGAACAGACGCTCGCCGAGCTGCACGACACCGACGGCACCCCGGCGCAATTCGTGGCACAGGGCACCCTCTGCGCCGTGCATACCGACACACCGATCCACCGCGGCGACCAGCTCTACAAATTCGTCGATGCGGAATAG
- a CDS encoding polyprenyl synthetase family protein has protein sequence MQTNEQLLSAIENYLAQTEFPAEPELLYAPIGYSLAGGGKRLRPMLLMLSNGIFTDKIQHALPAAAAVEVFHNFTLLHDDIMDNAAVRRGKPSVYAKWGQNVAILSGDAMLICAYRLLGEVPAQLLPQILSTFNTMALEVCEGQQYDMDFERKPKVSVVEYMHMIELKTSVLLAGATTIGALLGGASEEDCRKLRRFAIELGLAFQLQDDLLDSYGDERLGKAIGGDILEGKQTYLMITAISRADEPTREVLRSTHRSQMPDAEKIATIKAVYDRLDIPRLTEQQISLRFERALGILDTLSVEKSRTERMREYALSLMGRKN, from the coding sequence ATGCAAACGAACGAGCAACTGCTCTCCGCCATCGAAAATTACCTGGCCCAAACCGAGTTCCCGGCCGAACCCGAGCTACTTTACGCCCCGATCGGCTATTCGCTCGCGGGCGGCGGCAAGCGCCTGCGCCCCATGCTGCTGATGCTCTCCAACGGCATCTTCACCGACAAGATACAACATGCCCTGCCGGCCGCCGCGGCCGTCGAGGTGTTCCATAACTTCACGCTGCTGCACGACGACATCATGGACAATGCAGCCGTGCGGCGCGGCAAACCCTCGGTCTACGCCAAGTGGGGACAGAACGTGGCGATCCTCTCGGGCGACGCCATGCTGATCTGCGCCTACCGGTTGCTGGGCGAAGTGCCGGCGCAGCTGCTGCCGCAGATACTCTCGACGTTCAACACCATGGCGCTCGAAGTATGCGAAGGGCAGCAGTACGACATGGATTTCGAACGCAAGCCGAAGGTTTCGGTCGTGGAATACATGCACATGATCGAACTGAAGACCTCGGTGCTGCTGGCCGGGGCCACCACGATCGGCGCCCTGCTGGGCGGCGCTTCGGAGGAGGACTGCCGCAAGCTGCGCCGCTTCGCCATCGAACTGGGACTGGCATTCCAACTGCAGGACGACCTGCTGGACAGCTACGGCGACGAGAGGCTGGGCAAGGCCATCGGCGGCGACATCCTCGAAGGCAAACAGACCTACCTGATGATCACGGCCATAAGCCGCGCCGACGAACCTACGCGCGAAGTGCTCCGCTCGACACACCGCTCACAGATGCCCGACGCCGAGAAAATCGCCACGATAAAAGCCGTCTACGACCGTCTCGACATACCACGCCTCACCGAACAGCAGATTTCGCTGCGCTTCGAAAGGGCGCTGGGCATCCTCGACACCCTTTCGGTCGAAAAATCCCGCACGGAACGGATGCGCGAATACGCCCTGAGCCTGATGGGACGCAAAAACTGA